The Macrobrachium nipponense isolate FS-2020 chromosome 1, ASM1510439v2, whole genome shotgun sequence genome includes a window with the following:
- the LOC135219820 gene encoding uncharacterized protein LOC135219820 isoform X1 translates to MRVEISMSGVHPTADDVEPLHLREPHARVLNIASPVNPNTEYVGLGSEVKDMCVAKYWVIKRGLTSATGLGIAAWSVVAFGGIVSLLVNPGYTACINTAAGMITVGVTLSAISAILYTKVIGFCRSQELAVSHYARKLAMGEGGGPALVSLSHLEQPMEVMAPLDVIERARIRAGHSRQSPTVLQFTRGMTLKYGCTGRDGKTATVYLPDPNAPIDGYPLLKASVIACLSFFYVGISVITTFLITWVSAYPDDHRTMTVCIVMEVLGGFLMLIGLATGVYVYALCLRYEIEDAADYEKNTYTNPIMTIS, encoded by the exons ATGAGGGTCGAAATCTCCATGAGCGGTGTGCATCCTACAGCAGACGACGTAGAGCCGCTCCATCTGAGAGAGCCACATGCAAGAGTCCTCAACATCGCGAGCCCAGTGAACCCAAATACGGAATACGTCGGCTTAGGCTCCGAGGTCAAGGACATGTGTGTGGCCAAATACTGGGTCATCAAAAGAGGACTTACG TCAGCGACTGGGCTGGGCATCGCAGCCTGGAGCGTCGTGGCATTTGGGGGCATCGTGTCCCTTCTGGTCAACCCAGGATACACCGCATGTATTAATACAGCAGCTGGAATGATCACAGTTGGTG TGACGTTGTCGGCGATTTCGGCCATCTTGTACACGAAAGTCATCGGCTTCTGCCGAAGTCAAGAACTGGCTGTCTCTCACTACGCTCGAAAGCTGGCCATGGGTGAGGGAGGGGGCCCAGCCCTTGTGTCCCTCAGCCACCTGGAACAGCCCATGGAAGTCATGGCGCCCTTGGACGTCATCGAAAGAGCCAGAATAAGAGCAGGGCACAGTCGCCAAAGCCCAACCGTGCTGCAGTTTACGAGGGGCATGACGCTTAAATACGGCTGCACAGGAAGGGATG GGAAGACGGCGACGGTCTACCTCCCAGACCCGAATGCTCCCATCGACGGATATCCGCTGCTGAAGGCCTCCGTCATCGCCTGCCTCTCGTTCTTCTACGTGGGCATCAGCGTCATCACCACATTCCTCATCACGTGGGTGTCGGCATACCCTGACGACCACCGCACCATGACCGTCTGCATCGTCATGGAGGTTTTGGGAG GTTTCCTAATGCTTATTGGCCTGGCCACTGGGGTGTACGTCTATGCATTGTGCCTTCGATACGAAATTGAGGATGCCGCTGACTACGAGAAAAACACATACACCAACCCGATCATGACCATATCCTGA
- the LOC135219820 gene encoding uncharacterized protein LOC135219820 isoform X2, with protein sequence MRVEISMSGVHPTADDVEPLHLREPHARVLNIASPVNPNTEYVGLGSEVKDMCVAKYWVIKRGLTSATGLGIAAWSVVAFGGIVSLLVNPGYTACINTAAGMITVGVTLSAISAILYTKVIGFCRSQELAVSHYARKLAMGEGGGPALVSLSHLEQPMEVMAPLDVIERARIRAGHSRQSPTVLQFTRGMTLKYGCTGRDGFLMLIGLATGVYVYALCLRYEIEDAADYEKNTYTNPIMTIS encoded by the exons ATGAGGGTCGAAATCTCCATGAGCGGTGTGCATCCTACAGCAGACGACGTAGAGCCGCTCCATCTGAGAGAGCCACATGCAAGAGTCCTCAACATCGCGAGCCCAGTGAACCCAAATACGGAATACGTCGGCTTAGGCTCCGAGGTCAAGGACATGTGTGTGGCCAAATACTGGGTCATCAAAAGAGGACTTACG TCAGCGACTGGGCTGGGCATCGCAGCCTGGAGCGTCGTGGCATTTGGGGGCATCGTGTCCCTTCTGGTCAACCCAGGATACACCGCATGTATTAATACAGCAGCTGGAATGATCACAGTTGGTG TGACGTTGTCGGCGATTTCGGCCATCTTGTACACGAAAGTCATCGGCTTCTGCCGAAGTCAAGAACTGGCTGTCTCTCACTACGCTCGAAAGCTGGCCATGGGTGAGGGAGGGGGCCCAGCCCTTGTGTCCCTCAGCCACCTGGAACAGCCCATGGAAGTCATGGCGCCCTTGGACGTCATCGAAAGAGCCAGAATAAGAGCAGGGCACAGTCGCCAAAGCCCAACCGTGCTGCAGTTTACGAGGGGCATGACGCTTAAATACGGCTGCACAGGAAGGGATG GTTTCCTAATGCTTATTGGCCTGGCCACTGGGGTGTACGTCTATGCATTGTGCCTTCGATACGAAATTGAGGATGCCGCTGACTACGAGAAAAACACATACACCAACCCGATCATGACCATATCCTGA